A single window of Cottoperca gobio chromosome 9, fCotGob3.1, whole genome shotgun sequence DNA harbors:
- the vamp5 gene encoding vesicle-associated membrane protein 5, with amino-acid sequence MENGKNRLQQAQEDVEEVRVIMMDNVNKVDERSEKLGELEDRAEILLTKSKDFQKTSNQVKQKQKWGNKKMKMVFIGVGVVAALVIIGLIIFAAV; translated from the exons ATG gaGAACGGGAAGAACCGCCTGCAGCAGGCCCAGGAGGACGTGGAGGAGGTCAGGGTCATCATGATGGACAACGTGAACAAGGTTGATGAGAGATCTGAAAAACTGGGCGAATTGGAGGATCGGGCTGAAATACTGCTGACAAAg AGTAAAGACTTTCAAAAGACCAGCAACCAGGTGAAGCAAAAGCAGAAATGGGGGAACAAGAAGATGAAGATGGTGTTTATCGGCGTCGGAGTCGTAGCCGCTCTCGTCATTATTGGACTTATAATCTTTGCCGCTGTTTGA